A window of Alkalicoccobacillus plakortidis contains these coding sequences:
- the rarD gene encoding EamA family transporter RarD, with amino-acid sequence MAVLLGAGAYVLWGVMPLYWKMAGDVSSAEVLAYRIIWAFIFMVIALVIMGKLMEVLREMKVVWQNKKSLIAISAASVLITANWFIFIFAVNSDRIIDASLGYYINPLMNVLLATVILKEQLTRLEKYSVVLAFVGVLILTIYYGHVPWASILLAISFCSYGFIKRSVPIRPWTGLTVETLLMAPFALLFLILLPDASYFSESASTMLVLAGTGVITAIPLLLFAAAAQKLSFTVIGFLQYIAPTFMLIIGVFIYHEPFSSIQLAAFICIWIALGLFTYSKLNTRRRSKKLANTQQPSLGL; translated from the coding sequence ATGGCTGTTTTATTGGGAGCCGGGGCATATGTGCTATGGGGTGTGATGCCTCTTTATTGGAAGATGGCAGGTGATGTATCGTCTGCAGAGGTGTTAGCGTATCGCATTATTTGGGCATTTATTTTTATGGTGATTGCCCTAGTTATAATGGGTAAGCTTATGGAAGTGTTGCGTGAAATGAAGGTTGTTTGGCAAAACAAAAAAAGTCTGATTGCAATCTCTGCAGCATCTGTGCTCATTACAGCGAATTGGTTTATCTTTATTTTTGCGGTGAATAGTGACCGAATTATTGATGCAAGTCTTGGATATTATATTAATCCGTTAATGAATGTGCTTTTAGCAACTGTTATTCTAAAGGAACAATTAACGAGGCTTGAGAAATATTCGGTCGTGTTAGCGTTTGTTGGGGTTTTAATCTTAACGATTTATTATGGCCATGTTCCGTGGGCATCAATTCTACTAGCGATATCATTTTGTTCTTATGGGTTCATTAAACGATCTGTCCCCATTCGACCGTGGACTGGATTAACTGTTGAAACACTTTTAATGGCTCCCTTTGCTCTTCTTTTTCTGATTTTGCTTCCTGATGCATCATATTTTTCAGAGTCTGCATCAACCATGCTTGTACTCGCGGGAACTGGAGTTATTACCGCTATTCCGCTCCTTCTGTTTGCAGCTGCTGCTCAGAAGCTCAGCTTTACGGTGATTGGATTCTTGCAGTATATTGCGCCGACGTTTATGCTGATTATTGGAGTCTTTATTTATCATGAACCATTTTCAAGCATTCAACTAGCAGCCTTTATCTGTATTTGGATTGCTTTAGGTCTCTTCACGTATTCAAAGTTAAATACAAGAAGACGTTCGAAAAAATTAGCAAATACACAACAACCAAGCTTAGGTCTTTAA
- a CDS encoding lactonase family protein, with amino-acid sequence MSLFRGYIGTYTKEDSKGIYTFTLDTEKKALQNLEVAAELGNPTYVNLDEDQTHLYSVVKDGSEGGVASFKIDKETGKLTHLTTELTDDGSPCHVSVNEGAAVTANYHSGRITLFPLQADGGVTPAASYAQHVGTGPHERQEKPHAHYAGFTPDNQYVVAVDLGTDQLVTYSYENQKLTEVGSYTFNPGSGPRHLAFHPKEKYVYVFTEISNEIVTLAYDDVPNAFKEVQVVSTLPDDFLENSQGSAIHISSDGRFVYAANRGHDSIVVYEVNPYSGELSLIQRVPSAGNWPRDFVLDPTEDFVIVSNEETGNVVLFERNQEDGTITQLDSSINVSKPVCIKFLK; translated from the coding sequence ATGAGTTTATTTCGAGGATATATTGGAACCTACACAAAAGAGGATAGTAAAGGAATTTATACTTTCACTCTTGATACTGAAAAGAAAGCCTTACAAAATCTTGAGGTAGCAGCGGAGTTAGGAAATCCTACATACGTTAATCTGGATGAGGATCAAACTCACTTGTATTCAGTAGTAAAGGACGGATCAGAAGGTGGAGTCGCTTCATTTAAAATTGACAAAGAGACTGGTAAACTGACTCATCTTACTACCGAATTAACGGATGATGGATCACCTTGCCACGTAAGTGTAAACGAAGGGGCAGCAGTCACGGCCAACTACCACAGTGGTAGAATTACGCTTTTCCCACTTCAAGCAGATGGTGGCGTTACTCCAGCAGCTTCTTATGCCCAGCATGTAGGAACTGGTCCACATGAGCGTCAAGAAAAACCACATGCGCATTATGCCGGATTCACTCCAGATAACCAATATGTTGTTGCCGTTGATCTAGGAACAGATCAGCTCGTCACTTATTCATATGAAAATCAAAAGTTAACGGAAGTCGGTAGTTATACCTTTAATCCTGGATCTGGACCTAGACATCTTGCGTTCCATCCAAAGGAAAAATATGTGTATGTGTTCACTGAGATTAGCAATGAAATAGTTACCCTTGCTTATGATGATGTACCAAACGCATTCAAAGAGGTACAAGTTGTTTCTACCCTTCCTGATGATTTTCTAGAAAATAGTCAAGGTAGTGCGATTCACATTTCTTCAGATGGACGATTTGTTTATGCGGCTAACAGAGGACATGACAGCATTGTTGTTTATGAAGTGAATCCATATTCAGGTGAGCTTTCCCTTATCCAACGTGTGCCTTCAGCGGGTAACTGGCCAAGAGATTTTGTCCTTGATCCAACCGAAGATTTTGTCATTGTTTCTAATGAAGAAACGGGTAATGTTGTTTTATTTGAACGAAATCAAGAGGATGGAACGATTACACAGCTCGATTCATCCATTAATGTGTCCAAGCCAGTATGTATCAAGTTTTTAAAGTAA
- a CDS encoding CynX/NimT family MFS transporter: MNQHSHFFSNKKNLLLILGIAVIAFNLRPAITSVGPVIGSIRTDFGLSNGAAGLITTLPLLSFAILSPIAPRIGQKLGFEGAIVAGLCVLLLGIVLRATGFLSFLFIGTALVGVGIAICNVLLPGLAKLHFPLKVGLITSVYSTLMSVFAALASGITVPLAEGAGLGWNTTLFLWGGLVLLGLAVWVPQLRGKNSEPRPEEVQPLSSSLWKSPIAWQVTLFMGLQSFLFYSSVAWLPEIMQSHGMNIAAAGWMLSLMQFAGLPGNFLAPIIAGKMKDQRAIVIVISIFYTLGVCGLIIGGSTTFLVISIILMGLASGSSISLALTLIGLRSANAKQASKLSGMSQSLGYLLAASGPIVIGLVFDFFHTWTAPLLLFIVILAAMVITGLGAGRNQYAVRELEAGN; this comes from the coding sequence ATGAATCAACACAGCCATTTTTTTTCGAACAAAAAGAACCTATTACTTATACTTGGAATTGCCGTTATTGCGTTTAACTTGCGTCCAGCTATCACATCCGTTGGACCAGTCATTGGATCCATTCGTACAGACTTTGGATTATCAAATGGAGCTGCTGGCCTTATTACAACTCTTCCTTTGTTATCATTTGCTATTCTTTCTCCCATTGCCCCAAGGATTGGTCAAAAACTTGGGTTTGAAGGCGCCATTGTAGCCGGCCTATGTGTGCTTTTACTGGGCATTGTGTTGCGTGCCACTGGGTTCTTATCCTTTTTATTTATTGGAACAGCTTTAGTTGGAGTCGGTATTGCTATTTGTAATGTGCTATTACCCGGGCTTGCCAAGCTACATTTCCCTTTAAAAGTTGGCTTAATTACAAGTGTTTATTCCACCTTGATGTCTGTTTTTGCTGCCCTAGCATCCGGTATTACTGTACCTCTTGCTGAAGGAGCTGGACTTGGATGGAACACCACACTCTTTTTATGGGGTGGACTCGTTCTGCTTGGGCTTGCTGTTTGGGTGCCGCAGCTACGCGGAAAAAATAGTGAACCACGGCCAGAAGAAGTTCAACCCTTATCGAGTTCACTATGGAAATCGCCAATCGCCTGGCAGGTCACACTTTTTATGGGTTTGCAGTCATTCCTTTTTTACTCATCCGTTGCTTGGTTACCGGAAATCATGCAAAGCCACGGTATGAATATTGCGGCTGCCGGATGGATGCTCTCATTGATGCAGTTCGCTGGACTTCCAGGCAACTTTCTAGCACCAATTATTGCAGGCAAAATGAAAGATCAACGTGCGATTGTCATTGTTATCAGTATTTTTTACACATTGGGAGTTTGCGGATTAATTATTGGAGGAAGTACAACGTTTCTTGTGATCTCAATCATTCTAATGGGACTTGCTTCTGGATCTAGTATTAGTCTTGCTTTGACGTTAATTGGATTACGAAGTGCAAACGCCAAACAAGCATCCAAACTATCAGGAATGTCTCAATCCCTCGGCTATCTTCTTGCTGCGTCAGGTCCAATTGTCATCGGATTGGTCTTTGACTTCTTTCATACATGGACAGCGCCATTGCTCTTATTCATCGTGATCCTAGCTGCGATGGTCATTACAGGACTTGGAGCTGGACGGAATCAATATGCAGTACGTGAATTAGAAGCCGGCAACTAA
- a CDS encoding PucR family transcriptional regulator: MTRTTSHAFRQPFRSLEEFAEMISFYLHCPVTIEDANHQLLAYSTHGDGADEARISTIISRRVPEKLINRFWKDGIIPALNQTREPVRVPEIQEFGLGSRVAVSIWKHDEVLGYIWVSDHQQKLLDTEIELLKDAAATAKQELLKLSRQRKQTHKSRQELLWQLLLGDYSDRIHSELYLAQIQSNDPVFISILVFEEQDEESKRHIEYMLQASYQDTIPLFLWDDRKLICLVKAKDVQDRRLFLQKLTGQLQERFVIKQKESCCGSFVNGYDSISKSYQEAIHILSLKKRYPEELDTAHIYQDLGVFKYVDQLSEAICIHPGIELIKDYDTKQGTQLFETLVLLLKRDGNMNEVAKQLHVHVNTLTYRVKRLESIGNFSLKDPSDRMGLYLDLIMMDK, encoded by the coding sequence ATGACACGTACAACATCTCACGCTTTTCGCCAACCCTTTAGATCCCTTGAGGAATTTGCCGAGATGATTAGCTTTTATCTACATTGTCCGGTGACTATTGAAGATGCAAACCATCAACTACTTGCATATAGTACGCATGGTGATGGCGCAGACGAAGCCAGAATCTCAACCATTATATCAAGACGAGTTCCGGAAAAACTCATTAATCGTTTTTGGAAGGACGGCATTATTCCTGCGCTTAATCAAACAAGGGAACCCGTTCGAGTGCCAGAAATTCAAGAGTTTGGTCTTGGGAGCCGGGTGGCTGTTTCGATTTGGAAGCATGACGAGGTCCTGGGTTATATTTGGGTATCGGATCATCAGCAAAAGCTGTTAGACACTGAAATTGAATTGTTAAAAGATGCAGCAGCAACAGCGAAACAAGAACTTCTGAAGCTTAGTAGGCAACGAAAGCAAACGCATAAAAGCCGTCAAGAATTATTGTGGCAGCTGTTGCTGGGTGATTATTCAGATAGGATCCATTCGGAGCTGTATCTTGCCCAAATCCAATCTAATGATCCTGTTTTTATAAGCATTTTAGTCTTTGAAGAGCAGGATGAAGAATCAAAACGCCACATTGAGTACATGCTACAAGCTTCTTATCAAGACACCATTCCATTATTTTTATGGGACGATCGCAAGCTCATTTGTTTAGTGAAGGCAAAGGATGTACAAGATCGCCGTCTGTTTTTGCAGAAGCTTACAGGGCAGCTTCAGGAGCGCTTTGTCATCAAACAGAAGGAGAGCTGCTGTGGTTCATTTGTAAATGGGTATGATAGCATTTCGAAAAGTTATCAAGAGGCGATACACATTCTTTCCCTTAAAAAAAGGTACCCTGAAGAGCTTGATACAGCCCACATCTACCAAGATCTTGGTGTTTTTAAATACGTTGATCAGTTATCAGAGGCAATATGTATACATCCAGGTATTGAATTAATAAAAGATTATGATACGAAGCAAGGCACACAATTGTTTGAGACATTGGTTTTACTTTTAAAACGAGACGGCAATATGAACGAGGTAGCCAAGCAACTTCATGTACATGTTAATACCTTAACCTATAGAGTCAAACGCCTTGAAAGTATCGGCAACTTTTCACTAAAGGATCCAAGCGATCGTATGGGTCTTTACCTAGATCTAATCATGATGGACAAATAA
- a CDS encoding cryptochrome/photolyase family protein encodes MGTTVVWFRRDLRLHDHTALSKAVASLGKEDALLALFYIQPTLNETFTARHDYYYETLMKHVEKCEEKGLPIHFVTGSMEQAFSHLQDQVSDLDQFFFNVDETGGGAKRDQEVKDFFESTSVAIYPCIDHTIHGAEEVKKQDGQLYKVFSSYYKQWQQLQKPSIQKIDLKKMKEYAIDQRDLFKRGTNAYQKLMETKTGKWKYAGEDYGLNRLEEFTHSRMYDYKKNRDFPALTGTSMLSPYLRTGAVSARTVYHTIVDELADQANAQGPDTYIQELAWRDFYNMIYFQFPESKDQELIEKYRGMEWNVDAELLESWKKGETGFPVIDAAMRQLNQIGWMHNRLRMAVASFLTKDLLMDWREGERYFEEMLIDYEPASNIGGWQWASSTGTDAAPYFRIFNPTRQSERFDAEGDFIRKYVPELKNVPTKYIHAPEKMPEDTQEEAGCIIGKHYPKPIVDHSTMRKRALELYKEKG; translated from the coding sequence ATGGGTACAACTGTTGTTTGGTTTAGAAGAGATCTGCGTTTGCATGATCATACCGCACTATCGAAGGCGGTAGCTTCATTAGGCAAGGAGGATGCACTACTTGCCTTATTTTATATTCAGCCTACTTTAAATGAGACCTTTACAGCTAGGCACGATTATTATTATGAGACATTAATGAAACATGTGGAAAAATGTGAAGAAAAAGGCTTGCCGATTCATTTTGTGACGGGGAGCATGGAGCAAGCGTTTAGTCACTTGCAAGATCAGGTGTCAGATCTCGATCAGTTCTTTTTTAACGTGGATGAGACAGGTGGAGGTGCCAAAAGAGATCAAGAGGTGAAGGATTTCTTTGAATCAACCTCAGTTGCGATCTACCCTTGTATCGATCATACGATTCATGGAGCAGAAGAAGTGAAGAAGCAGGATGGGCAGTTATACAAGGTGTTCTCTTCTTACTATAAGCAATGGCAGCAGCTACAAAAGCCGTCTATCCAAAAAATTGATCTAAAAAAAATGAAAGAATACGCAATTGATCAACGAGATCTTTTTAAAAGAGGGACAAACGCTTATCAAAAATTAATGGAGACAAAAACCGGTAAGTGGAAGTATGCAGGAGAGGATTATGGACTTAATCGATTAGAGGAGTTTACTCATAGCAGGATGTATGATTATAAGAAAAATCGTGACTTTCCTGCGTTAACAGGTACAAGCATGTTATCGCCATATTTGCGAACAGGTGCCGTCTCAGCTCGAACCGTTTATCATACGATTGTGGATGAGCTTGCAGATCAAGCCAATGCCCAAGGACCAGATACATATATCCAGGAACTTGCATGGCGAGATTTTTATAATATGATCTATTTTCAGTTTCCAGAGAGCAAAGATCAAGAGCTTATTGAAAAGTATCGAGGTATGGAGTGGAATGTAGACGCAGAACTACTTGAATCCTGGAAAAAAGGCGAAACGGGTTTTCCGGTCATTGATGCAGCCATGAGGCAATTAAATCAGATTGGGTGGATGCACAACCGATTGCGCATGGCGGTAGCCTCCTTCCTCACAAAGGACTTGTTGATGGACTGGCGAGAGGGTGAGCGTTATTTTGAAGAGATGCTAATAGATTACGAACCAGCATCTAATATTGGTGGTTGGCAGTGGGCTTCATCAACGGGAACGGATGCGGCTCCATACTTTCGTATCTTTAACCCCACTCGTCAATCCGAACGTTTTGATGCAGAAGGAGATTTTATCCGTAAGTATGTGCCAGAACTAAAGAATGTACCAACAAAATATATTCACGCCCCGGAAAAAATGCCAGAAGACACTCAAGAAGAAGCAGGATGTATCATAGGTAAGCATTATCCGAAGCCAATTGTAGACCACTCTACGATGCGTAAGCGTGCACTTGAGCTTTATAAAGAGAAGGGCTAA
- a CDS encoding type VII secretion protein EssB/YukC translates to MARHSLPKGTIIEGIEEILVELPVKETRVQAEEQLEELSRADEIFLECSSYGIEEEILTIRYHLPKGYKGLSSWTGLSQEQKQEIAKNILRIRRIEGSQFTTYVDPVNIYADESGDVKFAHRGIRAVLPPEQHESKVFVYRLKCLIISLFTTHTFEDLIERGLGELQSDEGLTGALFAAKSLDELEAALAEIYPAPVPVKKPEPEALVQQEAPIQPATPVYQQAPQAPQQAQAKTQEAPKKPAKKSYMTLIGSIVAGLLIGVILTYSVLADRASSQVSQVTAQSSDEVAALETEKEELQTTVSSQDQSLEAYRLLGVGERDQAIEAFESMGDLTDQDKESLKRLYIGHDNPEVVVKAASLDGAYAADTASRLVALNSDAARETLMTIESKSPYVQLEQAWNDRQFERVHELANGELSDSERAQKLSAESYYQEDNLDEAWKKSNELEDIGLKIRIKEKDIKKVEDDDDLDDDEKKDEIDKLNDDISDLKDQQD, encoded by the coding sequence GTGGCTCGTCATTCATTACCTAAAGGTACAATAATCGAAGGAATAGAAGAGATTTTGGTGGAACTACCGGTTAAAGAAACTCGTGTACAAGCGGAGGAACAGCTGGAAGAGCTAAGCCGTGCAGATGAAATTTTTCTAGAGTGTTCTTCATATGGCATTGAAGAAGAGATCTTAACGATCCGTTATCATTTACCTAAAGGGTATAAAGGTTTAAGTAGTTGGACTGGGTTAAGTCAGGAGCAAAAACAAGAGATAGCCAAGAATATTCTTCGGATTCGCCGGATTGAAGGTAGTCAATTCACTACATATGTGGATCCTGTAAATATTTATGCGGATGAGAGTGGGGATGTCAAATTTGCTCATCGAGGCATACGTGCTGTCCTGCCACCAGAGCAACACGAAAGCAAAGTATTTGTGTATCGTTTAAAATGCTTAATTATCTCACTTTTTACGACTCACACCTTTGAAGATTTGATCGAAAGAGGATTGGGTGAGCTTCAATCGGATGAAGGCTTAACTGGTGCACTTTTTGCAGCAAAATCACTTGATGAGTTAGAGGCTGCGTTAGCGGAAATCTATCCAGCACCTGTACCAGTGAAAAAGCCAGAACCAGAAGCACTGGTACAACAAGAGGCACCAATTCAGCCAGCTACACCAGTTTACCAACAAGCACCCCAAGCTCCACAGCAGGCTCAAGCAAAGACTCAAGAAGCTCCTAAAAAGCCGGCGAAGAAAAGCTATATGACATTAATTGGTTCGATTGTGGCCGGCCTTCTAATTGGCGTTATCTTAACCTATAGTGTCTTGGCCGATCGAGCGAGCTCACAAGTGAGTCAGGTAACTGCACAATCAAGTGATGAAGTGGCAGCACTCGAAACGGAGAAAGAAGAACTGCAGACAACGGTGAGTTCTCAAGATCAAAGCTTAGAAGCGTATCGCCTATTGGGAGTTGGTGAACGGGACCAAGCGATCGAAGCCTTCGAATCGATGGGAGATCTTACTGATCAAGATAAGGAATCATTAAAACGATTGTATATTGGTCATGATAATCCAGAAGTGGTGGTCAAAGCAGCAAGCTTAGATGGAGCGTATGCAGCTGATACAGCATCAAGACTTGTGGCACTCAATTCTGATGCTGCTAGAGAGACACTTATGACCATTGAGTCTAAGTCACCATATGTTCAGCTTGAGCAAGCATGGAATGATCGTCAATTTGAACGAGTCCATGAACTTGCAAATGGGGAATTGAGTGATAGCGAGCGAGCGCAAAAGCTTTCGGCTGAGAGTTATTACCAAGAAGATAACCTGGATGAAGCATGGAAAAAGTCGAATGAACTAGAAGACATAGGTCTGAAGATCCGAATTAAAGAGAAAGACATTAAAAAGGTTGAAGATGATGATGATTTAGACGATGATGAGAAGAAGGATGAAATTGATAAACTAAATGATGATATTAGTGATCTCAAAGATCAACAAGATTAA
- a CDS encoding serine/threonine protein kinase, with the protein MASPYSKLFENRTKPFSQLFVLDLAIQLTEILEYLHAQKPAIIYRDLKPGNLMLTKDGRLKLIDFGIARRYDVHKVKDTLQIGTVGFAAPEQFEKRQSDTRTDLFSLGSLMYFFLSGGKFVYITQKPLRTFRKGLSRDVAKIIHQLVQA; encoded by the coding sequence ATGGCGAGTCCTTACTCCAAGCTGTTTGAGAATCGTACCAAACCTTTTTCACAGCTGTTTGTGCTTGATCTAGCTATTCAATTGACTGAGATCCTTGAATATCTTCATGCACAAAAGCCTGCGATCATTTATCGTGATCTAAAGCCGGGTAATCTGATGCTGACGAAGGATGGAAGGCTTAAGCTGATTGATTTTGGTATTGCACGACGGTATGACGTGCACAAAGTAAAGGATACGTTGCAAATTGGTACGGTTGGTTTTGCAGCACCAGAGCAGTTTGAGAAACGGCAATCTGATACAAGAACTGATTTATTTTCACTTGGTTCCTTAATGTACTTTTTCTTATCAGGTGGGAAGTTTGTGTACATCACTCAAAAGCCTCTTCGAACGTTTCGAAAGGGCTTAAGCAGAGACGTTGCTAAAATCATTCACCAGCTTGTCCAGGCATGA
- a CDS encoding protein kinase domain-containing protein — translation MAKHDIHLEAGEILRERYKIIRHIGSGGMAIVYLAADLQDESKQWAVKIADMDKKMARRLSSEGRVLSELQHENLPQIADFFYSNDKRYVYLVQEYIDGESLLQAV, via the coding sequence ATGGCAAAACATGATATTCATCTAGAAGCTGGAGAGATTTTACGCGAGAGATACAAAATCATACGGCATATTGGCTCAGGCGGTATGGCCATTGTGTACCTAGCTGCAGATTTGCAGGATGAGTCCAAGCAATGGGCAGTAAAAATAGCGGATATGGACAAAAAAATGGCACGCAGATTGTCATCAGAGGGACGAGTGCTGAGTGAATTACAGCATGAAAACCTGCCGCAGATTGCAGACTTTTTTTACTCAAATGATAAACGCTATGTCTATCTTGTTCAAGAGTATATAGATGGCGAGTCCTTACTCCAAGCTGTTTGA
- a CDS encoding PP2C family protein-serine/threonine phosphatase translates to MDAQPNWQIGLSTDTGPVKIENEDAYIWRVFEDDQRRQVLMIAVADGMGGSENGAAASQLAKRVLEQWWDKRIKRTMRSEQPLQQLMSEVEPLLETIDQKLLANGSKNGTTLSILFMFQGQYAVAHIGDSRIYQLTGNQSGLQNYFRQNQPLDLKEQDTESLESESDLIQLTEDHSWVEQQIKRGLLTREQARTHHKRNVLTQCLGIEKGIKVNEQLGVYQASDLFLLCSDGFYSLFSDEEMTQTLRGLENEYTDLQSMSDYLVKLANYSGAYDNITVLLVRHMPVDSQAPFVEERSLTSWLSPFLKRKKAR, encoded by the coding sequence ATGGACGCACAACCCAATTGGCAGATAGGTCTGTCTACGGACACTGGTCCGGTAAAAATAGAAAATGAAGATGCCTATATTTGGCGTGTGTTTGAGGATGATCAAAGGCGGCAGGTGTTGATGATTGCTGTGGCTGATGGTATGGGTGGATCAGAGAATGGGGCGGCGGCTAGTCAGCTAGCCAAAAGAGTACTTGAGCAGTGGTGGGATAAGCGCATAAAACGCACGATGCGAAGTGAGCAACCCCTACAGCAACTCATGAGTGAGGTTGAACCATTACTTGAAACGATTGATCAAAAACTGTTAGCGAATGGTTCTAAAAATGGAACCACGCTATCGATACTGTTTATGTTTCAAGGTCAATATGCCGTAGCACATATTGGTGACAGCAGAATTTATCAGCTAACAGGCAACCAATCGGGATTACAAAACTACTTTAGGCAAAATCAACCACTTGATTTAAAGGAACAGGATACGGAATCTCTTGAAAGCGAATCGGATTTGATTCAGCTGACGGAGGACCATTCATGGGTAGAGCAGCAGATTAAAAGAGGGCTGCTAACCAGGGAACAGGCCAGAACTCATCATAAACGTAATGTGTTAACACAGTGTTTGGGCATTGAGAAGGGCATAAAAGTAAATGAGCAGCTTGGTGTGTATCAAGCGAGTGATTTGTTTCTACTTTGTAGTGATGGGTTTTATTCCTTATTTTCAGATGAGGAGATGACTCAAACTCTACGTGGTCTGGAAAATGAATATACCGATCTACAATCGATGTCCGACTACCTTGTAAAATTAGCTAATTATTCAGGTGCGTACGATAATATCACGGTGCTGCTGGTCCGTCATATGCCTGTTGACTCACAAGCTCCTTTTGTGGAGGAACGGTCTCTTACTTCTTGGCTCTCTCCTTTTCTGAAGCGAAAGAAAGCTAGGTGA
- a CDS encoding DUF6382 domain-containing protein, translating into MGHSIYGLQYEFQQKNGRHMIVGEKGERRLQGDDLIPLQLKMMQSNQIPNLLPLSVEEVDFNVRLYFDVTAKQPLSEYLEQKSLTSHEFYHLFLSIINTLEQSKLYMLNEHQYVLQEDYIYIGKNLQHLYVTYLPVQELEKEHTATEELKSLLLRVGKKVNGLQGTEFNHLASYTEDVSFSFAGLKELLLRQQQLRPQAGFAQGYTQQQDQHSGQPSIQQEQQQQSYSPSYSQQSGTNQYANSQQKSSDQSAEPKSKKPKKEKAKKPASTGKKEQVLTGKNKLYTAVFGLLGIVIVWQLLGFNYGGVAFLSSIALTVVIIAAVIFLCFFYKKATGAKEEQPKKEVAAGRDLNQQQSVNGGYTSYNQSPSYNQGVYQTPSTPTPVMNQPVSMPEPQASPVAATPVTQTATAVAPEPAPSVPAEPSYGVDTSLLSDDTVLLEEEEEQAVEEVMTWPTLHIERENGPEELTISESNFVIGRNSDSSQYVEQSTGVSRMHIEFVRIENSYSVKDLGSKNGTKVNDQVLVPYKLHSLEVGDKIQIGKATYEFKWE; encoded by the coding sequence ATGGGTCATTCCATTTATGGATTACAGTATGAGTTTCAGCAAAAGAATGGTCGTCATATGATTGTTGGGGAAAAAGGGGAACGTCGTCTGCAGGGTGATGATTTAATTCCGCTTCAATTAAAGATGATGCAGTCGAATCAGATTCCGAATCTTCTGCCCTTATCTGTGGAAGAAGTTGATTTTAATGTTCGTCTTTATTTTGATGTGACGGCGAAACAACCACTTTCCGAATACTTAGAACAGAAATCATTGACGTCTCATGAATTTTATCACTTATTTTTATCAATCATTAATACGCTTGAACAAAGTAAATTGTACATGCTGAATGAGCATCAATATGTCTTGCAAGAGGACTACATTTATATTGGAAAGAACCTTCAGCATCTCTACGTCACGTATCTGCCTGTTCAAGAGCTTGAGAAGGAGCATACAGCAACCGAGGAGTTAAAGTCATTACTACTTCGTGTAGGTAAAAAGGTAAATGGTCTTCAAGGAACGGAGTTTAATCATCTGGCTTCGTATACAGAGGATGTTTCTTTTAGTTTCGCTGGTTTAAAGGAGTTACTATTACGGCAACAACAACTCCGCCCTCAAGCTGGTTTTGCACAAGGCTATACTCAGCAGCAAGACCAACATTCAGGTCAACCATCTATCCAGCAAGAGCAACAGCAGCAATCATACTCACCTTCCTACTCGCAACAATCTGGAACGAATCAATATGCTAACTCGCAACAAAAGTCATCAGACCAGTCTGCTGAGCCAAAGTCAAAGAAACCGAAAAAAGAGAAAGCTAAAAAGCCAGCTAGTACTGGGAAAAAGGAACAGGTATTGACTGGTAAAAACAAACTCTATACAGCGGTTTTTGGACTCCTTGGAATTGTGATTGTTTGGCAGCTATTAGGCTTTAATTATGGCGGAGTGGCGTTCCTTTCAAGTATCGCATTAACAGTAGTTATTATCGCTGCTGTAATCTTTCTATGCTTTTTCTATAAGAAAGCAACGGGTGCAAAAGAAGAACAACCGAAAAAGGAAGTGGCAGCCGGTCGCGATTTGAATCAGCAACAATCTGTTAATGGTGGCTACACAAGTTATAATCAATCACCAAGCTATAACCAGGGTGTGTATCAAACGCCATCAACACCTACGCCGGTAATGAATCAGCCTGTTTCTATGCCAGAACCACAGGCTAGTCCGGTTGCAGCAACTCCTGTTACGCAGACAGCTACTGCGGTAGCTCCTGAGCCAGCTCCAAGTGTTCCTGCAGAGCCATCTTATGGTGTGGATACGAGCTTATTATCAGATGATACGGTTTTACTTGAAGAGGAGGAGGAACAAGCTGTAGAAGAAGTGATGACGTGGCCAACCTTACACATTGAGCGTGAAAACGGTCCTGAGGAACTGACGATATCTGAGAGCAACTTTGTGATTGGACGTAATTCTGACTCCTCCCAATATGTGGAGCAGAGTACGGGTGTTTCTCGGATGCATATAGAGTTTGTTCGGATTGAAAATAGCTACAGTGTCAAAGACCTAGGATCAAAAAATGGCACCAAAGTGAATGATCAGGTTTTGGTTCCTTATAAGCTCCACTCACTTGAGGTTGGTGACAAGATTCAAATTGGAAAAGCGACGTATGAATTTAAGTGGGAGTAG